A DNA window from Rhodococcus sp. Z13 contains the following coding sequences:
- a CDS encoding PaaI family thioesterase — protein MHGLDFLRGLIDGSIPHHPTSRTLGFTVTDAGEGFAEVTLEPQEFHANAVGSIHGGVLATLFDTAMGFSVSSTLEPGVGYTTLDLQVRYLRPVQAGKGVIRVQGFCEHTGRRTATARGEARDEQGRLVATGSTTCMILR, from the coding sequence ATGCACGGCCTGGACTTCCTGCGCGGGCTGATCGACGGGTCGATCCCGCACCACCCCACCTCCCGCACCCTGGGCTTCACCGTCACCGATGCGGGTGAGGGTTTCGCCGAGGTCACCCTCGAGCCACAGGAGTTCCACGCGAACGCGGTGGGCAGTATCCACGGCGGTGTGCTCGCCACCCTCTTCGACACCGCGATGGGGTTCAGCGTGTCGAGCACCCTGGAACCGGGCGTCGGCTACACCACCCTCGACCTGCAGGTGCGGTACCTCCGGCCGGTGCAGGCGGGGAAGGGCGTCATCCGCGTGCAGGGCTTCTGCGAGCACACCGGGCGCCGCACCGCGACCGCGCGCGGCGAGGCCCGCGACGAGCAGGGCCGGCTGGTCGCGACGGGCTCGACCACCTGCATGATCCTGCGCTGA